A window of the Virgibacillus pantothenticus genome harbors these coding sequences:
- a CDS encoding ABC transporter ATP-binding protein — translation MSFVEVKNIIKDYYSGDITTRALNDISFSLEEGTFNVILGPSGSGKTTLLNMLGGMDTLTSGTISIQKQTISSMKEYELTNYRRRYVGFVFQFYNIIPSLNAFENVQLVEKMSPDSFDPLEILKSVGLGHRLKSFPQNLSGGELQRVSIARAICKNPEILLCDEPTGALDSKTGGKILQLLKDMSLKYRKTVIIVTHNASIAEVADSVIRIKDGYLDSINFNDRPKKISEIEW, via the coding sequence ATGTCATTCGTAGAAGTTAAGAATATTATTAAAGATTATTACAGTGGAGATATTACTACTCGGGCTCTTAATGATATTAGTTTTTCTTTAGAAGAGGGTACGTTTAATGTTATTCTAGGCCCTAGTGGATCAGGGAAAACTACACTTTTAAATATGTTAGGGGGTATGGATACTTTGACGAGTGGAACCATTAGTATTCAAAAGCAAACTATCTCATCTATGAAAGAATATGAACTTACCAATTATCGAAGAAGGTATGTTGGTTTTGTTTTTCAATTTTATAATATTATTCCTTCATTAAATGCTTTTGAAAATGTTCAATTAGTGGAAAAAATGTCTCCAGATTCATTTGACCCTTTAGAAATTTTAAAATCAGTTGGTCTAGGTCATCGTTTAAAAAGCTTTCCTCAAAATCTATCTGGAGGGGAACTACAAAGGGTATCCATTGCTCGTGCTATTTGTAAAAATCCGGAAATATTACTTTGTGATGAACCGACTGGAGCATTGGATTCAAAAACAGGAGGGAAAATTTTACAATTACTAAAAGATATGTCACTAAAATATCGCAAGACGGTTATTATTGTCACGCATAACGCTTCAATCGCTGAAGTTGCTGACAGCGTGATAAGAATTAAAGATGGGTATTTAGATTCCATAAACTTTAATGACCGACCTAAAAAAATTAGTGAAATTGAGTGGTAA
- a CDS encoding TetR/AcrR family transcriptional regulator encodes MRTVKKPEERLKELIELAKELFLEKGYEKVTVREILNKTESSGGPGLFYHYFKSKKEIYEAVINQMAEETILKRKKIFQEMDNSDESVLLTISKLLIMIRNDTLEYQKLQLKGENKQLLESASKKIIKSEKTMIKTLLYQLLERRIVPESPIFNNDSCDFLANFIIYGANGILANLEPDQDRIEATEYIKKVIEKLTYLQL; translated from the coding sequence GTGAGAACTGTCAAGAAACCAGAAGAACGGCTGAAAGAGCTAATTGAATTAGCGAAGGAATTGTTTTTAGAAAAAGGTTACGAAAAAGTAACTGTTCGTGAAATTCTCAATAAAACAGAAAGTTCGGGAGGGCCGGGATTATTTTACCATTATTTTAAATCGAAAAAAGAGATTTATGAAGCTGTGATTAATCAAATGGCTGAAGAAACGATTTTAAAGAGAAAAAAAATCTTTCAAGAAATGGATAATTCGGATGAAAGTGTATTACTTACTATTTCAAAGTTACTCATTATGATTAGAAATGACACGTTGGAATATCAGAAATTACAATTGAAGGGCGAAAATAAACAACTTTTGGAAAGTGCTTCGAAAAAGATAATTAAATCAGAGAAAACAATGATAAAAACGTTGCTATATCAATTATTAGAAAGAAGGATTGTTCCCGAATCTCCAATATTCAATAATGATTCATGTGATTTTTTGGCGAACTTCATCATTTATGGAGCAAATGGTATTTTGGCAAACCTTGAACCAGACCAAGATAGAATCGAAGCAACTGAATATATAAAAAAAGTCATTGAAAAATTAACTTATTTACAACTATAA
- a CDS encoding transposase, with product MKRSKKLLWKSVYKLDEEESEKVQKLLEIDPRLQKAYALKNKLYQWFKKAIRIKLKLD from the coding sequence ATGAAACGTAGTAAAAAACTGTTATGGAAATCGGTATATAAACTGGATGAAGAAGAGTCAGAAAAGGTACAAAAACTCCTTGAGATTGATCCTAGATTACAAAAAGCATATGCACTTAAAAATAAGTTATATCAATGGTTTAAGAAAGCGATAAGGATAAAGCTAAAGCTGGATTAG
- a CDS encoding transposase, translating into MIDSFQRVYHTFQRWKTEIFQSFIYPFNNGYIEGVNNKIKVLKHKSYGIKKDSLINLFRW; encoded by the coding sequence ATGATTGATTCATTTCAACGTGTTTATCATACGTTTCAGCGATGGAAAACAGAAATCTTTCAATCATTTATATATCCTTTTAACAATGGATATATAGAGGGGGTAAACAACAAGATAAAGGTGTTAAAACATAAGTCCTATGGCATTAAAAAGGATTCACTAATAAACCTATTTAGATGGTAA
- the rlmD gene encoding 23S rRNA (uracil(1939)-C(5))-methyltransferase RlmD: protein MAKKAVPVKKNETLTLAFEDLTHEGNGVAKVNGYPLFVPYGLPGEQALVKVIKVNKNFGFGKLLEVKQASPDRVEAPCDVYYKCGGCQLQHMSYDLQLNMKRNQVKNVMRKIAHMSHVPVHPTLGMTDPWRYRNKVQIPVGEKNGELITGFFQKRSHRIIEDMDTCVIQDEVNDRMVEAVRRIANQLGITAYDESKHRGVLRHIMVRTGRETKDTMIVLVTRTDKLPEQDKLIQALTETYPHIKSIVHNVNKEITNVILGKKTKVIWGDDYIYDTIGNIRFAISAKSFYQVNPPQTKVLYEKALEYANLNSSDVVIDAYCGIGTISLFLAQQAKKVYGIEVVPEAISDAKRNAKLNGITNVEFVVGEAEKVMPWWKAQGLHPDVIIVDPPRKGCDGDFLQAMIEMQPKRIVYVSCNPSTLARDLKILDEGGYETKEVQPVDMFPQTNHVEAVSLLERKMSN, encoded by the coding sequence ATGGCAAAAAAAGCAGTACCAGTAAAAAAGAACGAGACCTTGACGCTCGCATTTGAAGATTTGACCCATGAAGGGAATGGAGTTGCTAAAGTAAATGGCTACCCTCTGTTTGTACCGTATGGATTGCCAGGCGAACAAGCTCTCGTTAAAGTCATAAAAGTAAATAAAAATTTTGGCTTTGGAAAGCTTCTGGAAGTAAAACAAGCAAGTCCAGATCGAGTAGAAGCACCTTGTGATGTTTATTATAAATGTGGTGGTTGCCAATTGCAGCATATGAGTTATGATCTGCAGCTGAATATGAAGCGAAACCAAGTAAAAAACGTGATGCGTAAAATTGCCCATATGAGCCATGTTCCAGTTCATCCTACACTTGGTATGACGGATCCATGGCGTTATCGTAATAAAGTGCAAATTCCGGTTGGCGAAAAGAACGGTGAGTTAATTACTGGTTTTTTTCAAAAACGCAGTCATCGTATCATTGAAGATATGGATACATGTGTCATTCAGGATGAAGTCAATGATCGTATGGTAGAAGCAGTGCGACGGATTGCCAACCAATTAGGAATCACTGCTTATGATGAATCCAAGCATCGCGGGGTGTTGCGCCATATCATGGTACGTACCGGTAGAGAAACAAAGGATACGATGATTGTTCTCGTAACGCGAACGGACAAGCTTCCAGAACAGGATAAGCTGATTCAAGCATTGACAGAAACCTATCCTCATATTAAATCGATTGTTCACAATGTGAATAAGGAAATAACGAATGTCATTTTAGGTAAAAAGACGAAAGTGATTTGGGGAGATGACTATATTTACGATACGATTGGTAACATTCGATTCGCTATTTCTGCTAAGTCGTTTTATCAAGTCAATCCCCCTCAAACAAAAGTGCTATATGAAAAAGCTTTGGAATATGCAAATCTTAATTCATCGGATGTCGTTATTGATGCGTATTGTGGCATCGGTACGATTTCATTATTTTTAGCGCAGCAGGCGAAAAAGGTTTACGGCATAGAGGTTGTTCCAGAAGCAATTAGCGATGCAAAAAGAAATGCCAAATTGAACGGAATTACCAATGTTGAATTCGTTGTAGGTGAAGCTGAGAAAGTTATGCCATGGTGGAAGGCACAAGGATTGCATCCTGACGTTATCATCGTTGATCCGCCACGAAAAGGATGTGATGGAGACTTTCTGCAAGCAATGATTGAGATGCAACCGAAACGAATTGTGTATGTTTCTTGCAACCCGTCTACATTAGCTCGAGACTTAAAAATACTAGATGAAGGCGGCTATGAAACAAAGGAAGTGCAACCAGTTGACATGTTTCCACAGACGAATCATGTGGAGGCAGTGTCTTTACTAGAAAGAAAAATGTCTAACTAA
- a CDS encoding diacylglycerol kinase, whose product MNKARIIYNPTSGREAFKKELPAVLEKLEVAGYETSAHATTCEGDAIQAAKLAVERGHDLVIAAGGDGTINEVINGIAEQERRPKLGIIPVGTTNDFARALHIPRDIQKAVDVITEGKSMCLDIGKVNEHYFMNIAGGGKLTELTYEVPSKLKTMLGQLAYYMKGIEMLPSLKPTRAKIEYDGNVIDEDIMLFLISNTNSVGGFEKLAPEADMQDGYFDLIILRKTNLAEFIRIATLALRGAHLEDRHVIYDKAKHVKVTTDEKMQLNIDGEYGGLLPGEFANLQQHIEFFVPAEFIEKN is encoded by the coding sequence ATGAATAAAGCGCGTATTATTTATAATCCTACGTCTGGTAGAGAAGCTTTTAAAAAAGAATTGCCAGCTGTATTAGAGAAGCTTGAAGTAGCTGGTTATGAAACATCTGCTCATGCAACGACTTGTGAGGGAGACGCGATCCAAGCTGCAAAATTGGCTGTTGAAAGAGGTCATGACCTTGTGATTGCTGCTGGTGGAGATGGAACAATTAATGAAGTTATTAATGGGATAGCTGAGCAGGAGAGACGGCCAAAGCTTGGTATTATACCAGTGGGGACGACGAACGATTTTGCCAGAGCCCTACATATTCCACGTGATATTCAAAAAGCAGTTGATGTAATTACGGAAGGGAAATCGATGTGTTTAGATATTGGAAAAGTGAATGAGCACTATTTCATGAACATTGCTGGTGGAGGTAAACTTACTGAACTGACATATGAAGTGCCAAGCAAGCTAAAGACGATGCTTGGACAGTTAGCTTATTATATGAAGGGGATTGAGATGTTACCTTCTTTAAAACCGACAAGAGCTAAAATCGAATATGACGGCAATGTCATTGATGAAGATATTATGCTCTTTCTCATCTCCAATACTAATTCAGTTGGTGGTTTTGAAAAACTCGCTCCGGAAGCGGATATGCAGGACGGTTACTTTGATTTAATCATCTTACGCAAAACAAATTTGGCAGAATTTATCCGAATTGCGACACTAGCACTACGCGGAGCACATTTAGAGGATCGCCACGTCATCTATGATAAGGCGAAGCATGTTAAAGTGACGACAGATGAGAAAATGCAATTAAATATTGACGGTGAGTACGGGGGACTGCTTCCAGGAGAATTTGCAAATCTACAGCAGCATATTGAATTTTTCGTTCCAGCTGAATTTATCGAAAAGAATTAA
- the gatB gene encoding Asp-tRNA(Asn)/Glu-tRNA(Gln) amidotransferase subunit GatB: MNFETIIGLEVHVELKTKSKIFSPSTNEFGTAPNTNVNPIDLGYPGVLPVLNEEAVNFAMKAAMALNCDIATHTKFDRKNYFYPDNPKAYQISQFDQPIGENGWIEIEVHGKKKRIGITRLHLEEDAGKLTHGDDGYSLVDFNRQGTPLIEIVSEPDMRSPEEAYAYLEKLKNIIQYTGVSDVKMQEGSLRCDANISLRPIGQEEFGTKTELKNLNSFSFVQKGLEFEEKRQEKELLSGGKILQETRRYDEKTKETILMRVKEGSDDYRYFPEPDLVPLYIDEAWKERIRKEIPELPDARKKRYMEELELPEYDATVITNSKQMADFFEEAIAHGADMKQVSNWLMGEISAYMNKHYKELDELAITPEALAKMIQLIDDGTISSKIAKKVFAELVENGGDPEKIVKEKGLVQISDEGQLKEIISKVLDENEQSIIDYKNGKNKAVGFLVGQVMKATKGQANPPMVNKILLEEINKR; this comes from the coding sequence ATGAATTTTGAAACAATCATTGGCTTAGAGGTACACGTTGAATTAAAAACAAAGTCGAAAATCTTTAGTCCTAGTACTAATGAGTTTGGGACAGCTCCAAACACAAACGTGAATCCAATCGATTTGGGATATCCAGGTGTTTTGCCTGTATTGAACGAAGAAGCGGTTAATTTTGCAATGAAAGCAGCAATGGCTTTAAATTGTGATATTGCGACTCATACGAAATTTGATCGCAAAAATTACTTCTATCCGGACAATCCAAAGGCTTATCAAATTTCACAATTTGATCAACCAATTGGCGAGAATGGTTGGATTGAAATTGAAGTGCATGGAAAGAAAAAACGGATCGGCATTACACGACTTCATCTGGAAGAAGATGCGGGTAAACTAACACATGGTGATGATGGTTATTCGTTGGTTGATTTTAATCGTCAAGGCACACCATTAATTGAAATTGTTTCCGAACCAGATATGCGTTCGCCAGAAGAAGCTTATGCGTATCTAGAAAAACTCAAAAACATTATTCAATATACTGGTGTGTCCGATGTGAAAATGCAGGAAGGGTCTTTACGCTGTGATGCGAATATTTCTTTACGTCCAATTGGCCAAGAAGAATTCGGAACAAAAACGGAGCTAAAGAATTTGAACTCCTTTAGCTTTGTGCAAAAAGGATTAGAATTTGAAGAAAAACGTCAAGAGAAAGAATTGCTTTCAGGAGGAAAAATCCTGCAAGAAACACGTCGTTACGATGAAAAAACCAAGGAAACGATCCTCATGCGTGTTAAGGAAGGTTCGGATGATTACCGTTATTTCCCTGAGCCTGACCTAGTTCCATTGTATATTGATGAGGCTTGGAAGGAGCGCATTCGTAAAGAAATTCCAGAGCTGCCTGATGCACGTAAAAAACGATATATGGAAGAGCTTGAGTTGCCTGAATATGATGCTACCGTGATTACCAATTCCAAACAGATGGCTGATTTCTTTGAAGAAGCTATCGCTCACGGGGCTGATATGAAGCAAGTTTCTAATTGGCTTATGGGTGAAATTTCGGCTTATATGAACAAGCATTATAAAGAGCTGGATGAATTAGCTATTACGCCAGAAGCGCTTGCCAAAATGATTCAGCTCATTGATGATGGAACCATTTCTTCCAAGATCGCTAAGAAAGTGTTCGCAGAGTTAGTGGAAAATGGTGGCGATCCGGAGAAGATTGTAAAAGAAAAAGGTCTTGTTCAAATTTCTGACGAAGGTCAATTGAAAGAAATTATTTCTAAAGTGCTTGATGAAAATGAACAATCAATTATCGATTATAAAAATGGTAAAAATAAAGCAGTTGGTTTCTTAGTCGGTCAAGTGATGAAAGCTACTAAAGGACAAGCAAATCCACCAATGGTTAACAAAATTTTATTAGAAGAAATAAACAAACGATAA
- the gatA gene encoding Asp-tRNA(Asn)/Glu-tRNA(Gln) amidotransferase subunit GatA — protein MSLFDYTIKQLEEKLHKGEITVEELVNASYERIHEVDDRVHAFLTLDEEKARTKAKELDKESDKTAALFGIPSGIKDNIVTKSLRTTCASQFLDNFHDPLYNATVVDKLNQQKAVTIGKLNMDEFAMGSSNENSSYEPTRNPWNTDYVPGGSSGGSAAAVAAGEVLFALGSDTGGSIRQPAAFCGVVGLKPTYGRVSRFGLVAFASSLDQIGPITRTVEDNARVLEVISGHDVMDSTSADVEVPAYTKALTNDVKGLKIAVPKEYLSEGVTPEVKETVMQALKVYESLGATWEEVSLPHSKYAVATYYLLSSSEASANLARFDGVRYGVRSENAENMIDMFKKSRSEGFGEEVKRRIMLGTFALSSGYYDAYYKKAQKVRTLIKQDFDQIFQDYDVVIGPTTPTPAFKVGEKVDDPLTMYANDILTIPVNLAGVPGISVPCGFSGAGLPIGLQIIGKHFDEATVYRAAHAYEQATDHHKQRPQLGGAK, from the coding sequence ATGTCGTTATTTGATTACACCATCAAGCAATTAGAAGAGAAATTACATAAAGGTGAAATTACCGTGGAAGAGCTAGTAAATGCTTCCTATGAGCGTATCCATGAAGTGGATGACCGAGTTCATGCATTTCTTACATTAGATGAAGAAAAAGCAAGAACAAAAGCAAAAGAACTGGATAAGGAATCAGATAAAACAGCAGCTTTATTTGGCATTCCTAGTGGGATTAAAGATAATATTGTAACGAAATCACTGCGTACTACATGTGCCAGTCAGTTTCTAGATAATTTCCATGACCCTTTATATAACGCAACGGTTGTTGATAAACTAAATCAACAAAAAGCTGTTACCATTGGTAAATTGAATATGGATGAATTTGCAATGGGGTCATCCAATGAAAACTCAAGCTATGAACCAACTCGTAACCCTTGGAACACCGATTATGTTCCTGGTGGGTCTAGTGGTGGCTCAGCAGCTGCTGTAGCAGCAGGTGAAGTGCTATTTGCATTAGGGTCAGATACAGGCGGTTCTATTCGTCAGCCAGCAGCATTTTGCGGCGTTGTAGGATTAAAACCTACATACGGACGGGTATCTCGGTTTGGTTTAGTAGCCTTTGCGTCCTCTTTGGATCAAATTGGTCCAATTACCCGTACGGTAGAAGATAATGCACGTGTACTTGAAGTGATTTCTGGACATGATGTGATGGATTCAACGAGTGCAGATGTAGAAGTCCCTGCGTACACGAAAGCTTTAACGAACGATGTGAAGGGATTAAAAATTGCTGTGCCAAAGGAATACCTTAGTGAAGGTGTAACTCCAGAGGTTAAAGAGACAGTTATGCAAGCATTAAAGGTATATGAATCTTTAGGAGCTACGTGGGAAGAGGTTTCCCTGCCGCACTCTAAATATGCTGTTGCAACATACTACCTGCTATCTTCATCGGAAGCTTCAGCCAACCTTGCTCGCTTTGACGGGGTTCGTTATGGAGTTCGCTCTGAGAATGCAGAAAATATGATCGACATGTTCAAAAAGTCACGCAGCGAAGGATTTGGTGAAGAAGTGAAGCGTCGGATTATGTTAGGGACGTTTGCCCTTAGCTCTGGATACTACGATGCGTACTATAAAAAGGCACAAAAAGTGCGTACATTAATAAAGCAGGATTTTGATCAGATTTTCCAAGATTATGATGTGGTAATCGGACCAACTACGCCAACTCCAGCATTTAAAGTCGGGGAAAAAGTGGACGACCCACTAACGATGTATGCAAATGATATTTTAACCATCCCGGTAAATTTAGCTGGCGTACCAGGTATTTCCGTTCCGTGTGGGTTTTCTGGGGCAGGATTGCCAATCGGTCTGCAAATTATTGGAAAGCATTTTGATGAGGCTACTGTATACCGCGCTGCACATGCGTATGAGCAAGCGACGGATCATCATAAACAACGCCCTCAGCTAGGAGGTGCCAAGTAA
- the gatC gene encoding Asp-tRNA(Asn)/Glu-tRNA(Gln) amidotransferase subunit GatC, which yields MEKISKDQVKHVAHLARLHVTEEEAEMFTEHLSSIIAYAEQLNELDTTNVEPTTHVLDIKNVMRKDEPKQWITQEEALKNAPDHQDGHFRVPSILE from the coding sequence GTGGAAAAAATTTCGAAAGATCAAGTAAAACATGTTGCTCATTTGGCTCGCTTGCATGTGACAGAAGAGGAAGCAGAAATGTTTACAGAGCATTTAAGTTCGATCATTGCTTATGCAGAGCAGTTAAATGAATTGGATACAACGAATGTAGAACCGACGACGCATGTACTTGATATAAAAAATGTGATGCGTAAAGATGAGCCGAAGCAATGGATTACACAAGAAGAAGCACTGAAAAATGCTCCAGATCATCAAGATGGTCATTTTCGTGTGCCATCAATTTTGGAGTAG
- a CDS encoding MarR family winged helix-turn-helix transcriptional regulator, translated as MKDEYIHQINILQNNFNILVAKKFEDKLDNQLTAKQVLLLELIKQGFTSTKDIADKLNVSTSAVSQILNKLEDRGYIERNFNPQDRREIILNLADKAHQYFRDLAALKLQINKDIYGNLSSKDLKQLKDILEKIITIADESDQSNANN; from the coding sequence ATGAAAGATGAATATATCCACCAAATAAATATTTTACAAAATAACTTTAATATCTTAGTAGCAAAAAAATTTGAGGATAAGCTAGATAATCAGCTAACAGCTAAGCAAGTATTACTGTTAGAGTTGATAAAGCAAGGGTTTACTTCAACGAAAGATATAGCTGATAAATTAAATGTTTCTACAAGTGCAGTAAGTCAAATACTAAATAAATTAGAAGACAGAGGATATATCGAACGAAATTTTAATCCGCAAGACCGACGTGAAATCATCTTGAACCTTGCTGATAAAGCCCATCAGTATTTCAGAGATTTAGCTGCTCTGAAACTTCAAATTAATAAGGACATTTATGGAAATTTATCTTCAAAGGATTTAAAGCAATTAAAGGATATATTAGAAAAAATAATAACTATTGCTGATGAAAGCGATCAATCGAATGCAAATAATTAA